Proteins encoded within one genomic window of Lactococcus garvieae:
- the nrdD gene encoding anaerobic ribonucleoside-triphosphate reductase has protein sequence MKIVEESITVEVQEIKVIKRDGRSVKFDSSKIFDALKKAGDEILPPASEARIAEICDRVVREIFTRFTDNVKIYEIQSIVEHELMELGETKWAEIYTTYRTQRDLERSKATDINFTIEKLINKDQSVVNENANKDSDVFNTQRDLTAGAVSKAIGLKILPPHVANAHQKGEIHYHDLDYSPFTTMSNCCLIDFKNMFENGFKLGNAQVDSPKSIQTATAQASQIIANVASSQYGGCSFDRADEILAPYAKLNYAKHLKDAEEWIDNPDKREDYAKAKTQKDIYDAMQSLEYEINTLFTSNGQTPFVTVGFGLGEDWYAREIQKAILKVRIGGLGKEHRTAIFPKLIFTLKRGLNLEVGTPNYDIKNLALECATKRMYPDILSYDKIVELTGSFKASMGCRSFLHGWKDENGNEVTAGRNNLGVVTVNLPRIALEAAGDKDKFWEIFNERISIAKDALVFRVNRTKEAQPKNAPILFMNGALGRLNAEDSVDELYKNDRATVSLGYIGLYEVATSFYGPTWENNKEAKDFTIEIVKRMNQDCKEWSKETGYHFSVYSTPSESLTDRFCRMDKEKFGSVADITDKDYYTNSFHYDVRKNPTPFEKLEFEKDYPVYANGGFIHYAEYPMIQQNPRALEAVWDFAYDRIGYLGTNAPIDHCYECGFEGDFTATERGFKCPQCGNANPQTCDVVKRTCGYLGNPQARPMVHGRHKEISARVKHMNGSVGVLEDGESIESEDVDHAKSKFVK, from the coding sequence ATGAAAATAGTTGAGGAAAGCATCACAGTAGAAGTTCAAGAAATCAAAGTCATTAAACGTGATGGACGCTCTGTAAAATTTGACAGCAGCAAAATTTTTGACGCTTTGAAAAAAGCTGGGGATGAAATATTACCGCCAGCTTCTGAAGCACGTATTGCTGAAATTTGTGACCGTGTCGTCCGCGAAATTTTCACACGCTTTACAGACAATGTAAAAATTTATGAGATTCAGAGTATTGTAGAACACGAATTGATGGAACTTGGTGAAACAAAGTGGGCGGAAATCTATACGACTTACCGTACACAACGTGACCTTGAAAGAAGTAAAGCGACAGATATAAACTTTACTATTGAAAAACTCATTAACAAGGACCAATCTGTTGTCAATGAGAATGCGAACAAGGACAGCGATGTTTTTAATACACAGCGTGACTTGACAGCTGGGGCTGTTTCCAAAGCTATTGGTTTAAAAATTCTCCCTCCTCATGTGGCCAATGCGCACCAAAAAGGTGAAATTCACTATCATGATTTAGATTATTCCCCATTTACAACTATGTCAAACTGCTGTTTGATTGACTTTAAAAACATGTTTGAAAATGGTTTTAAACTCGGTAATGCTCAAGTGGATTCACCCAAATCAATCCAAACCGCAACTGCTCAAGCTTCACAAATTATCGCAAATGTTGCCAGTTCACAGTATGGTGGCTGTTCCTTTGACCGTGCGGATGAAATTTTGGCGCCCTATGCTAAACTGAACTATGCCAAGCATTTGAAAGATGCTGAAGAATGGATTGATAATCCTGATAAACGCGAAGACTATGCCAAAGCTAAGACACAAAAAGATATTTACGATGCGATGCAGTCATTGGAGTATGAAATCAATACCTTGTTCACCTCTAATGGTCAAACACCTTTTGTAACTGTTGGTTTTGGTTTAGGAGAAGATTGGTACGCGCGTGAGATTCAAAAAGCGATTTTAAAAGTACGTATTGGTGGTTTAGGAAAAGAACATCGTACAGCGATTTTCCCTAAATTAATTTTCACACTCAAACGTGGTCTTAATCTTGAAGTTGGAACTCCAAACTATGACATTAAGAATTTAGCTCTAGAATGTGCTACAAAACGCATGTATCCAGACATTCTTTCTTATGATAAAATTGTCGAATTGACGGGTTCATTTAAAGCAAGCATGGGGTGTCGTAGCTTCCTTCATGGCTGGAAGGATGAAAATGGCAATGAAGTTACAGCAGGTCGTAACAACTTAGGTGTTGTAACGGTAAACCTTCCACGTATTGCTCTTGAAGCTGCTGGTGATAAAGACAAGTTCTGGGAAATTTTCAACGAACGCATTTCTATTGCTAAAGATGCTCTTGTTTTCCGGGTGAATCGTACTAAAGAAGCGCAACCTAAAAATGCTCCTATTCTCTTTATGAATGGTGCCTTGGGTCGATTGAATGCCGAAGATTCGGTAGATGAACTTTATAAAAATGACCGAGCAACGGTTTCTCTAGGTTACATTGGTCTTTATGAAGTTGCCACTAGCTTCTATGGCCCAACTTGGGAAAACAACAAAGAAGCAAAAGACTTTACGATTGAAATCGTCAAACGCATGAATCAAGACTGTAAGGAGTGGAGTAAAGAAACAGGGTATCATTTCTCTGTCTACTCTACACCGAGTGAAAGTTTGACTGACCGTTTCTGTCGAATGGATAAGGAAAAATTTGGTTCAGTTGCGGATATTACAGACAAAGACTACTATACAAATAGTTTCCACTATGATGTCCGTAAAAACCCCACACCATTTGAAAAGTTGGAATTCGAGAAAGATTACCCTGTCTATGCGAATGGTGGATTTATCCACTATGCAGAATATCCAATGATTCAACAAAATCCACGTGCACTTGAAGCAGTATGGGATTTTGCTTATGATCGTATTGGTTATTTGGGTACAAATGCGCCGATTGACCACTGTTACGAATGTGGCTTTGAAGGTGACTTCACAGCGACTGAACGTGGCTTTAAATGTCCTCAGTGTGGCAATGCCAACCCACAAACGTGTGATGTCGTTAAACGTACTTGTGGTTATCTCGGAAATCCTCAAGCAAGACCAATGGTTCATGGACGACACAAAGAAATATCAGCGCGTGTGAAACACATGAATGGCTCAGTAGGTGTTCTTGAAGATGGTGAGAGCATTGAGAGTGAAGATGTAGACCATGCTAAAAGTAAATTTGTAAAATAA
- a CDS encoding APC family permease: MDTKKIRWFTVAFIAFNMVWGMGNVVNNFAQQGITVVTSWILILALYFIPYALIVGQLGSTFKDSKGGVSSWVEQTSTKRLAYYAAWTYWVVHIPYLAQKPQAILIAFGWIGRGDGQLVSLMSVPMVAIVSLAIFLVFLWLATKGLNTLKVIGGLAGTAMFVMSLLFIVMAVSVPFIAKDFAIATPDMGNIKTYIPKFDFSYFTTISMLVFAVGGAEKISPYVNQMKNPAREFPKAMFMLAAMVGVCAVLGSVAMGMLFTSGNLPDDLMANGAYAAFQMLGEHYGIGSSLMYVYAFTQGIGQIAALAFSIDAPLRILLADADPQFVPAWLRKTTAKGTLINGFVLTGILVSIVILMPLLGIGNMNELVKWLTNLNSVVMPMRYMWVFFAFIMLNRAIKHFKSEYKFIKQKRLAMFAGIWCFLFTLVACVLGMVPKVDFAADPSAWWFQLTSNILTPVVLILLGMLLPFIARREQKKSNDLV; the protein is encoded by the coding sequence ATGGACACTAAAAAAATTAGATGGTTTACCGTCGCATTTATTGCCTTCAACATGGTATGGGGTATGGGAAATGTTGTTAATAACTTTGCCCAACAAGGGATTACCGTTGTAACCTCATGGATTTTGATTTTGGCACTTTACTTTATACCTTACGCACTTATTGTTGGTCAGTTAGGTTCGACTTTCAAAGACAGCAAAGGTGGGGTGAGTTCTTGGGTGGAACAAACTTCAACAAAACGTCTAGCTTACTATGCTGCATGGACATACTGGGTTGTGCATATCCCTTATTTAGCACAGAAGCCTCAAGCTATCCTGATCGCCTTTGGTTGGATTGGTCGTGGTGATGGTCAGCTTGTTAGTCTGATGTCCGTTCCGATGGTTGCTATCGTTTCATTGGCTATCTTTTTGGTTTTCCTTTGGTTGGCAACTAAAGGATTGAATACCCTAAAGGTTATTGGTGGTCTAGCTGGTACAGCCATGTTTGTCATGAGCTTACTCTTTATTGTTATGGCAGTGAGCGTACCTTTCATTGCAAAAGATTTTGCAATTGCTACACCAGATATGGGAAATATTAAAACTTATATTCCTAAGTTTGACTTCAGTTATTTCACAACAATCTCAATGCTTGTTTTCGCGGTGGGTGGAGCAGAAAAAATCTCACCTTACGTTAACCAAATGAAAAATCCAGCACGTGAGTTTCCAAAAGCGATGTTCATGCTTGCCGCAATGGTAGGTGTCTGTGCTGTACTTGGATCAGTAGCGATGGGTATGCTCTTTACCAGCGGTAACTTGCCCGATGATTTGATGGCAAATGGTGCTTATGCTGCCTTCCAAATGTTAGGCGAACACTATGGTATTGGTAGCAGTTTGATGTATGTTTATGCCTTTACCCAAGGGATTGGACAAATTGCTGCATTAGCTTTCTCTATTGATGCACCACTACGTATCTTGCTTGCAGATGCCGACCCACAATTTGTTCCAGCATGGTTGCGTAAAACAACAGCTAAAGGAACGTTGATCAATGGTTTTGTATTGACAGGAATTTTGGTAAGTATCGTTATCTTAATGCCACTTCTTGGTATTGGTAACATGAACGAGTTGGTCAAATGGCTGACAAACTTGAACTCTGTCGTAATGCCGATGCGTTATATGTGGGTATTCTTTGCCTTCATCATGCTTAACCGTGCGATTAAACATTTCAAGTCAGAATATAAATTCATCAAGCAAAAACGCTTGGCAATGTTTGCAGGTATCTGGTGCTTCTTGTTCACTTTAGTAGCCTGCGTCTTGGGTATGGTTCCAAAAGTCGACTTTGCCGCAGATCCTTCAGCATGGTGGTTCCAATTAACATCAAATATTTTAACGCCAGTTGTATTGATTCTTCTCGGTATGCTTCTTCCATTTATTGCACGCCGTGAGCAAAAAAAATCAAATGATTTAGTCTAA